DNA from Parageobacillus thermoglucosidasius:
GGGCAAGAGGCGCTTCGGCGGTTTTTGGGCCGCAAAAAGGCGCGACACCGGAAATGGTCGCGACGCTAGAGCAAAATTTACAACATTATGCGGATGTCATTGAACGAGTGTTAGGCAAACAAGTAAAAGATATTCCGGGTGCTGGCGCAGCCGGCGGGCTCGGCGCTGGATTGCTTGCTTTTCTTCATGCGGAATTGAAACGCGGTGTCGAGATTGTGTTGGAGACGGTGAAATTTCATGAGAGAATTCAAGGCGCATCGCTGGTGATTACGGGAGAAGGGCGCATTGACGGACAGACGGTTTTCGGGAAAACGCCGATCGGTGTAGCGAAAGCGGCAAAGCGGCACCATATTCCGGTCATTGCGCTTGCCGGCTCATTGTCCGATGACAGCGATGTCGTGCTAAACCACGGAATCGATGCGCTTTATAGCGTCGTGCCGGGGGTGATTCCGCTGGAAAAAGCGCTAAAAAACGCGGAATATTACATTGCCCAAACGGCTCGAAACATAGCAGCGGCTTGTAAAATCGGGAGAAATATGGGTTAAAAAACGGTGGAAACGAAAAAGAGTTGTCTCAAGCAGAGAGACAACTCTTTTTGCGTTATGGACGTGGCCATGAGGCAATCGCTTTGAGCGTTCCTTTTACGGAAAAACGCCCAAATTGATATGGAAGAATGAAATGGTCTCCTTTCGTTAAGTCGTATGCACGCCCTTCGGATATGAGCTGCCCTTTTCCATCAAGGATGCTGACGATAAGGAAATGTTTCGTTTGCTCCAAGTTGGCGCTCCCATTAATTTCCCATTTTTGCACGCCAAAGTAGTCGCATTCGATAAATGTCGTAATGATAGCGTCATCCACTTTAGCGACGCTTTCATGAATATCCGCGTCGCGATGCGGGACAGTAATGACATCGAGCGCTTTATCTAAATGGAGCTCACGTTTCTTCCCGTTGCTGTCGACACGGTCATAGTCGTAGACGCGGTAGGTCGTGTCGGAGCTTTGCTGCGTTTCTAAGACGAGCGTGCCTTCACAAAGGGCGTGGATCGTGCCGCTTGGGACATAGAAAAAGTCGCCGGGCTTAATCGGAATTTTGCGAAGCAGCTTGTCCCATTGCCCGTTTTCCATCATTTCTTTCAGTTCTTCTTTTGTTTTCGCATGATGTCCGTAAACAAGT
Protein-coding regions in this window:
- the manA gene encoding mannose-6-phosphate isomerase, class I, whose protein sequence is MQIEPIFLTPVFQERIWGGTKLADEFGYSIPSAHTGECWAVSAHPNGQTVVKNGPFQGMTLGQLWEERHDLFGRFPADRFPLLTKILDANADLSVQVHPDDAYAQEHENGEFGKTECWYIIDCKQGAQLVYGHHAKTKEELKEMMENGQWDKLLRKIPIKPGDFFYVPSGTIHALCEGTLVLETQQSSDTTYRVYDYDRVDSNGKKRELHLDKALDVITVPHRDADIHESVAKVDDAIITTFIECDYFGVQKWEINGSANLEQTKHFLIVSILDGKGQLISEGRAYDLTKGDHFILPYQFGRFSVKGTLKAIASWPRP